In the Streptomyces sp. cg36 genome, one interval contains:
- a CDS encoding BTAD domain-containing putative transcriptional regulator, with protein sequence MREPVEVGVCVRFGLLGPLTVRGEAVGSGKIRSLLAALLMRPGRVVPCEDLKLALWGDEPPASATASLHNHVARLRRLLGDEDRVRAVPPGYVLRVDPGELDTQVFEAHARVALAAHNRGDWPVVAEESAAALALWRGAPLGGLYDPADGEPALAQRLTETRLLVLEWKYEAELRLGRHEAIGPELAALTTEFPLREAFHRQLMLVLHRTGRQAEALAVHQRLRRTLVEELGVDPGPAVREAHEEVLREPAARTGLPAPAQLPPGPAHFTGRAHVVAGLRAALARRRCEPVGPVVPQQATGAVRDGAGRPDAFAALAALAGPAAPVAVVRTTAAPAARPSTPVAVVTGMAGVGKSALALHVAHTLREDFPDGQLYVNLRGATPGLTALPPIQALAALLHALGVDPRQVPDTPDAASALLRSRLAPTRTLLVLDDAASAAQVRPLLPAGDGCAVVVTSRSPLAALDGAARFPLTPMTAAESLGLLRAVSGRQLADGAARLVELCGRLPLALRVTAARLAARHALSPDALAGLLDAEDGRLDHLEYDDLSVRRSLAVALGALDSDAALALRRLGALDLPSYEVPVMARLMGVTEARTGAALDRLVEVALLEEISYGRYTPHDLVRDYARELAAQDDGREPAVECALRWYAESARQNGLLVSPPDREGPARVPDPVGDAAPFPDLAAALAWGDREVPAVLTLTERYAHTSPTVFLLVRAYFSHLQYRGRYGALRHLNRFVLTAARASGDREAQAHALSDLAGANFLASRIEESLALNDEATALWEELGERRRTQRALANRGMLLERLGRHAEAAEALERSIGLARELDDAYGEAIILSHLGNLHEHTDARVAIGYHERSLAAGCRIGSELLAHTAHCNIGYALIKLGEWATAVGHFEEARRILGEHGDWHGRAQSGVGLVRVLGELGRTEAAYATCAVLLDQAIERCDSYTEGLARREYGRLDRAAGRPAEARAQWERALAVLEGRDGKAHGEVAALLAGLTCSELV encoded by the coding sequence GTGAGGGAGCCGGTGGAGGTCGGGGTGTGCGTGCGATTCGGCCTGCTCGGGCCGTTGACCGTACGGGGTGAAGCCGTCGGCAGTGGCAAGATCCGATCGCTTCTGGCCGCCCTTCTGATGCGGCCCGGCCGGGTCGTCCCCTGCGAGGACCTGAAACTCGCGCTGTGGGGTGACGAGCCGCCCGCCTCCGCCACCGCGTCCCTGCACAACCATGTCGCCCGGCTGCGCCGACTGCTCGGCGACGAGGACCGCGTCCGGGCCGTGCCCCCCGGGTACGTCCTGCGCGTCGACCCGGGCGAACTCGACACCCAGGTCTTCGAGGCCCACGCGCGCGTGGCGCTCGCCGCGCACAACCGGGGCGACTGGCCGGTCGTCGCCGAGGAGAGCGCCGCCGCCCTCGCACTGTGGCGCGGTGCGCCGCTCGGCGGGCTCTACGACCCCGCCGACGGCGAGCCCGCCCTGGCCCAGCGGCTCACCGAGACCCGGCTGCTCGTTCTGGAGTGGAAGTACGAGGCGGAGCTGCGGCTCGGCCGCCATGAGGCGATCGGGCCGGAACTGGCCGCGCTGACCACGGAGTTCCCGCTGCGGGAGGCGTTCCACCGGCAGCTGATGCTGGTGCTGCACCGCACCGGCCGCCAGGCCGAGGCGCTCGCCGTGCACCAGCGGCTGCGCCGCACCCTGGTCGAGGAGCTCGGCGTCGACCCGGGCCCGGCCGTCCGGGAGGCGCACGAGGAAGTGCTGCGCGAGCCCGCCGCACGCACCGGACTGCCCGCCCCGGCGCAGCTTCCGCCGGGCCCCGCCCACTTCACCGGGCGCGCGCACGTGGTGGCCGGGCTGCGGGCCGCCCTGGCCCGGCGCCGGTGCGAGCCCGTGGGGCCGGTCGTCCCGCAGCAGGCCACCGGGGCCGTCCGGGACGGCGCGGGCCGTCCGGACGCCTTCGCCGCGCTCGCCGCCCTCGCGGGCCCGGCCGCACCGGTGGCCGTCGTCCGCACCACCGCCGCCCCGGCCGCACGGCCCAGCACCCCCGTCGCGGTGGTCACGGGCATGGCCGGAGTCGGCAAGAGCGCGCTCGCCCTCCATGTGGCGCACACCCTGCGCGAGGACTTCCCGGACGGGCAGCTCTACGTCAATCTGCGCGGCGCGACCCCCGGACTCACCGCGCTCCCGCCGATCCAGGCGCTGGCCGCGCTGCTGCACGCCCTCGGCGTGGACCCCCGCCAGGTCCCCGACACGCCCGACGCCGCCTCCGCGCTGCTGCGCTCCCGGCTCGCCCCGACCCGTACCCTCCTCGTCCTCGACGACGCGGCCTCCGCCGCGCAGGTACGGCCGCTGCTGCCCGCCGGGGACGGCTGCGCGGTGGTCGTCACCAGCCGCTCGCCGCTGGCCGCGCTCGACGGCGCCGCCCGCTTCCCGCTGACCCCCATGACGGCGGCGGAGAGCCTCGGGCTGCTCCGGGCCGTCTCCGGGCGCCAACTGGCCGACGGCGCCGCCCGCCTGGTCGAGCTGTGCGGGCGCCTCCCGCTGGCGCTGCGCGTCACCGCCGCCCGGCTGGCGGCCCGCCACGCGCTCAGCCCCGACGCCCTCGCCGGACTGCTGGACGCCGAGGACGGGCGCCTGGACCACCTGGAGTACGACGACCTGAGCGTGCGGCGTTCGCTGGCCGTCGCCCTCGGCGCGCTCGACTCCGACGCGGCCCTCGCACTGCGCCGCCTGGGCGCTCTGGACCTGCCTTCTTATGAAGTGCCCGTCATGGCGCGTCTGATGGGCGTCACCGAAGCGCGTACGGGCGCGGCCCTGGACCGGCTGGTCGAGGTGGCCCTCCTGGAGGAGATCTCGTACGGGCGGTACACGCCGCACGACCTGGTGCGCGACTACGCGCGCGAACTGGCCGCCCAGGACGACGGACGCGAGCCGGCCGTCGAGTGCGCACTGCGCTGGTACGCCGAATCCGCACGGCAGAACGGCCTGCTGGTCAGCCCGCCCGACCGCGAGGGCCCGGCCCGGGTGCCCGACCCGGTAGGTGACGCGGCGCCCTTCCCGGACCTGGCCGCCGCGCTGGCCTGGGGCGACCGCGAAGTGCCCGCGGTGCTCACCCTGACCGAGCGGTACGCGCACACCTCACCGACCGTGTTCCTGCTGGTACGGGCCTACTTCAGCCACCTCCAGTACCGGGGCCGGTACGGCGCGCTGCGCCACCTCAACCGTTTCGTACTGACCGCCGCGCGGGCCAGTGGCGACCGGGAGGCGCAGGCCCACGCCCTCAGCGACCTCGCGGGGGCGAACTTCCTGGCCAGCCGGATCGAGGAGTCGCTGGCGCTCAACGACGAGGCGACCGCGCTCTGGGAGGAACTCGGCGAACGGCGGCGCACCCAGCGCGCCCTCGCCAACCGGGGCATGCTCCTGGAGCGCCTGGGCCGGCACGCCGAGGCCGCCGAGGCCCTGGAGCGCAGCATCGGCCTGGCCCGCGAGCTCGACGACGCCTACGGCGAGGCCATCATCCTCAGCCACCTCGGCAACCTCCACGAGCACACGGACGCCCGGGTCGCCATCGGCTACCACGAGCGCAGCCTGGCGGCCGGCTGCCGCATCGGCAGCGAACTCCTCGCGCACACCGCCCACTGCAACATCGGCTACGCACTCATCAAACTCGGCGAATGGGCCACCGCCGTCGGCCACTTCGAGGAGGCGCGGCGGATCCTCGGCGAGCACGGCGACTGGCACGGGCGGGCCCAGTCGGGGGTCGGCCTGGTCCGGGTGCTGGGCGAGCTGGGCCGCACCGAAGCGGCGTACGCGACCTGCGCGGTCCTGCTCGACCAGGCGATCGAGCGCTGCGATTCCTACACCGAGGGCCTGGCCCGGCGCGAGTACGGGCGCCTGGACCGGGCGGCCGGGCGGCCCGCCGAGGCCCGGGCCCAGTGGGAGCGGGCGCTGGCGGTCCTTGAGGGCCGCGACGGCAAGGCGCACGGCGAGGTGGCGGCCCTGCTGGCCGGTCTGACCTGCTCCGAACTCGTCTGA
- a CDS encoding DUF2786 domain-containing protein, which produces MSDEKTVDLALAAALYAETDAGLDTGASLLAADPAADAELALRGQDLIARAWERGWQPADVVRMVRRELAEPQVALVAELVRGQLGRYGELPPRWAEQVAALPGEVRRAEDRFSRATAVLELYRLLLRLPSIEPVGPVPGAAVHRAPVHGEPKALTRIRGLLAKAEATEFPDEAEALSAKAQELMALHSIDEAVLAAGGRRADVPGACRIGVDTPYETSKAILLDAVASANHCRAVWNGELGFSTVVGFEADLEAVELLYGSLLVQGLAAMVRAEAAQRAGGRKRTKTFRQSFLLAYAHRLGDLLAATARQVEEAAERRDDALLPVLATRAVAVADRADEMFPRTVRTRVRGATDEAGWQDGTAAANRAHQPGSRRPLPPV; this is translated from the coding sequence GTGAGTGACGAGAAGACGGTTGATCTGGCGCTGGCCGCCGCGCTGTACGCCGAGACGGATGCGGGCCTGGACACCGGTGCTTCGCTGCTCGCCGCCGATCCGGCGGCCGATGCCGAGCTCGCCCTGCGCGGCCAGGATCTGATCGCACGGGCGTGGGAGCGGGGGTGGCAGCCCGCGGACGTCGTGCGGATGGTGCGGCGCGAGCTGGCCGAGCCGCAGGTGGCGCTGGTGGCCGAGCTCGTACGGGGGCAGCTGGGGAGGTACGGGGAGTTGCCGCCGCGCTGGGCCGAGCAGGTGGCGGCGCTGCCCGGGGAGGTGCGGCGGGCCGAGGACCGTTTCTCGCGGGCGACGGCCGTGCTGGAGCTGTACCGGCTGCTGCTGCGGCTGCCCTCGATCGAGCCGGTGGGGCCGGTGCCGGGTGCGGCGGTGCACCGCGCGCCCGTACACGGCGAGCCGAAGGCGCTGACCCGGATCCGGGGGCTGCTGGCGAAGGCGGAGGCGACGGAGTTCCCGGACGAGGCGGAGGCGCTGAGCGCCAAGGCGCAGGAGCTGATGGCGCTGCACAGCATCGACGAGGCGGTGCTCGCGGCGGGCGGGCGGCGCGCGGACGTACCGGGGGCGTGCCGGATCGGGGTGGACACGCCGTACGAGACGTCCAAGGCGATCCTGCTCGACGCGGTCGCCTCGGCGAACCACTGCCGGGCGGTGTGGAACGGGGAGCTCGGGTTCTCCACGGTCGTGGGGTTCGAGGCGGATCTGGAGGCGGTGGAGCTGCTGTACGGCTCGCTGCTGGTGCAGGGGCTGGCGGCGATGGTGCGGGCGGAGGCGGCGCAGCGGGCGGGCGGACGGAAGCGGACGAAGACGTTCCGGCAGTCGTTCCTGCTGGCGTACGCGCATCGGCTCGGCGATCTGCTCGCGGCGACGGCCCGACAGGTGGAGGAGGCGGCCGAGCGGCGCGACGACGCGTTGCTGCCGGTTCTGGCCACGCGCGCGGTGGCGGTCGCGGACCGGGCGGACGAGATGTTTCCGAGGACGGTGCGGACGCGGGTGCGGGGGGCGACGGACGAGGCGGGGTGGCAGGACGGGACGGCGGCGGCGAACCGGGCCCACCAGCCGGGCAGCCGCCGCCCCCTGCCACCGGTCTGA
- a CDS encoding FUSC family protein: protein MGWVRALRETARSGLSVERRRLEPAVALRGAAGLALVVGVSLAALGPAAAVSSAFGALQAAIATFQRSWRPRPVLALASGASLAVSTFLGYLVGAHSPFFLLLLAVWTFVSGLAWAVGPTAGIIASSNVAIMLVTVTLPTSLAAAAGHAALIAAGGVVQAALVVLVPIRRWGAQRDALADALAAVADYARRLRHDPRAPFDPGPLMTARLAAAVTPREARRRPAELHGSRGVAERIRPVLASLADPALGVPEEGRERDRVRELLGAAASVLDAAARAIRHGEEVRIPAPAAAALRTPDTGAILTGPAFRAATRLIALLGDVMETAEGTGGAGAEPLLRPTVPRLVPVALRTMRAECARRDSPVFRHAARVCAVAAAGYVIGQALPLGHGYWAPMASVMVMRPDFSQTYSRAVARFGGTLVGVAVATGIVQLTHPGPVLSITLAVLCAFLLYLLMRTGYAAASACVSAYVVFLLGTGGLRWTQTVPDRVLLTLLGGVLAMASYAVYPAWETPRLRTRLADWLAACGRYAAAVADRYADPAAPADEVRRALLDTRAARLAWEEALERARHEPVRHRGLSRAVADEAGHAVGQFGRIAMLMEAHVPERGADPVPGAAAFAEALREATGRGAREVRERKVPGWDEVERALAARDGEAGADRVVRKGAGLLLDALRDFSDALASPAPPMAVKDAAGPPRP, encoded by the coding sequence ATGGGCTGGGTCCGGGCGTTGAGGGAGACCGCGCGTTCGGGGCTGAGTGTGGAGCGGCGGCGGCTCGAACCCGCCGTGGCGTTGCGCGGGGCCGCCGGGCTCGCGCTGGTCGTCGGGGTGAGCCTCGCCGCGCTCGGTCCGGCCGCCGCCGTCAGCTCCGCGTTCGGCGCGCTGCAGGCGGCCATCGCCACCTTCCAGCGCAGCTGGCGCCCGCGCCCCGTGCTGGCGCTGGCCTCGGGGGCCTCCCTCGCCGTGTCGACCTTCCTCGGTTATCTGGTCGGCGCCCACTCGCCGTTCTTCCTGCTGCTGCTCGCCGTCTGGACCTTCGTGTCGGGGCTGGCCTGGGCCGTCGGTCCGACGGCCGGGATCATCGCGTCCTCCAACGTCGCGATCATGCTGGTCACGGTCACCCTGCCGACCTCGCTGGCCGCGGCCGCCGGACACGCGGCGCTGATCGCGGCGGGCGGTGTGGTCCAGGCGGCGCTGGTCGTCCTCGTACCGATCCGCCGCTGGGGCGCCCAGCGCGACGCGCTCGCGGACGCCCTCGCCGCCGTGGCGGACTACGCGCGCAGGCTGCGCCACGACCCGCGCGCCCCCTTCGACCCGGGCCCGCTGATGACGGCCCGCCTGGCCGCCGCCGTCACGCCCCGCGAGGCCCGTCGCAGACCGGCCGAGCTGCACGGCTCGCGCGGCGTCGCCGAGCGCATCAGACCCGTACTCGCCTCGCTCGCCGATCCGGCGCTCGGGGTCCCCGAGGAGGGCCGCGAGCGCGACCGGGTGCGCGAACTGCTCGGCGCCGCCGCCTCCGTGCTCGACGCGGCGGCCCGCGCGATCCGGCACGGCGAGGAGGTCCGCATCCCCGCGCCGGCCGCCGCCGCGCTGCGCACCCCGGACACCGGCGCGATCCTCACCGGCCCGGCCTTCCGTGCCGCGACCCGGCTGATCGCCCTGCTCGGCGATGTGATGGAGACGGCCGAGGGGACCGGCGGCGCCGGGGCGGAGCCGCTGCTGCGGCCGACCGTGCCCCGGCTCGTTCCGGTCGCGCTGCGCACGATGCGCGCGGAGTGCGCCCGGCGCGACTCCCCGGTGTTCCGGCACGCCGCCCGGGTCTGCGCGGTCGCCGCCGCCGGCTATGTGATCGGCCAGGCCCTGCCGCTCGGCCACGGCTACTGGGCGCCGATGGCCTCCGTGATGGTGATGCGCCCGGACTTCTCCCAGACGTACTCCCGCGCGGTCGCCCGTTTCGGCGGCACCCTCGTCGGCGTCGCCGTCGCCACCGGGATCGTCCAGCTCACCCACCCCGGCCCGGTGCTCTCGATCACCCTCGCGGTGCTCTGCGCGTTCCTGCTGTACCTGCTGATGCGTACGGGGTACGCGGCGGCCAGCGCGTGCGTCTCCGCGTACGTGGTCTTCCTGCTCGGCACCGGCGGACTGCGCTGGACCCAGACCGTTCCCGACCGGGTGCTGCTCACGCTGCTCGGCGGGGTGCTGGCGATGGCCTCGTACGCGGTCTACCCGGCCTGGGAGACGCCCCGGCTCCGGACCCGCCTGGCGGACTGGCTGGCGGCCTGCGGACGGTACGCGGCGGCCGTGGCCGACCGGTACGCCGACCCGGCCGCCCCCGCCGACGAGGTCCGGCGGGCGCTGCTCGACACCCGGGCGGCCCGGCTCGCCTGGGAGGAGGCGCTGGAACGGGCCAGGCACGAGCCGGTGCGCCACCGGGGCCTGTCGCGCGCGGTCGCCGACGAGGCCGGGCACGCGGTCGGCCAGTTCGGGCGGATCGCGATGCTGATGGAGGCGCACGTGCCCGAACGGGGCGCGGACCCGGTGCCGGGCGCCGCCGCGTTCGCCGAGGCGCTGCGGGAGGCGACCGGGCGGGGCGCCAGGGAGGTCCGGGAGCGCAAGGTGCCGGGGTGGGACGAGGTGGAGCGGGCGCTGGCGGCGCGGGACGGCGAGGCGGGCGCCGACCGGGTCGTACGCAAGGGCGCGGGTCTGCTGCTCGACGCCCTGCGCGACTTCTCCGACGCGCTCGCCTCGCCCGCGCCACCGATGGCGGTGAAGGACGCGGCCGGGCCACCGCGTCCCTGA
- a CDS encoding alpha/beta fold hydrolase, which produces MIEAIEVTEVVGEFDGERISCALAEPDGVIPSVTVVLLHGAGIGDKARLAELAEEFRVRGHRVLSLDFSGHGASSGALGDLSLKRRFRQARAAVDAYVPEGHSLVLTGFSMSGQTVADLAAHYGSRVAGIGLCAPAVYADEAWAEPFGAEPGAPGTPPGAPVSRFTEILRTPDSWRDSRALDVFRSLRTRVVLAVPAVDEIIPAAVTEAVAAALAEGNESRCTRLVFEGAHHRLGVWLREHPVERARFVDEVLTDLGADGWELTRTWAEKSLPPGARIRDAVELRGGWTSQMRLIRTEAVPGPVPGPALGSGTALGLATALAPVWVPGPGTAPAPGAGPGTAAVPVPGPGTVPKPDPGPGRDPGPGPAQTPGPAVDGHAPQWVLRSFAKPFYRRHAPGLLAREAAVLRLLATTEVPAPVLLAVDLRGEHCDHPSLLMTRLSGRVRLDEEDLGRRIGLLARQLAEIHRVRAEGADRPRDYEAWTSADRVRVPADTARPEVWRRAVEVIRRPPPPYEGRFLHRDFHPGNVLFDGAGEGLRVGGVVDWVETSWGPAALDVAHCSTALALLHGVDAAREFTARYEAEGGRPDGNALYWRLLDALAFAPDAEKVALPWRQLGRTDLTPEVLTGRLEEYLATLLEEEGLYGA; this is translated from the coding sequence GTGATCGAAGCGATCGAAGTGACCGAAGTCGTGGGTGAGTTCGACGGGGAGCGGATCAGCTGCGCGCTGGCCGAACCGGATGGCGTCATTCCGTCCGTCACGGTCGTCCTGCTGCACGGCGCCGGGATCGGCGACAAGGCACGGCTCGCGGAGCTGGCCGAGGAGTTCCGGGTGCGCGGCCACCGCGTCCTCTCCCTCGACTTCTCCGGCCACGGCGCCTCCTCCGGAGCGCTCGGCGACCTCAGCCTGAAGCGGCGCTTCCGCCAGGCGCGGGCGGCCGTTGACGCGTACGTGCCCGAGGGGCACAGCCTGGTACTGACCGGCTTCAGCATGAGCGGTCAGACCGTCGCCGATCTCGCCGCGCACTACGGCTCGCGCGTCGCGGGCATCGGGCTGTGCGCGCCCGCGGTCTACGCGGACGAGGCGTGGGCCGAGCCCTTCGGGGCGGAACCGGGCGCTCCGGGAACGCCGCCAGGGGCGCCCGTCTCCCGTTTCACCGAAATCCTGCGTACGCCCGACAGTTGGCGCGACTCCCGGGCCCTCGATGTGTTCCGGTCGCTGCGCACCCGGGTGGTGCTGGCCGTGCCCGCCGTGGACGAGATCATTCCGGCGGCGGTCACGGAGGCGGTGGCAGCCGCGCTGGCCGAGGGGAACGAGTCCCGCTGCACCCGGCTCGTGTTCGAGGGCGCGCACCACAGGCTCGGCGTGTGGCTGCGCGAACACCCCGTCGAGCGCGCCCGGTTCGTGGACGAGGTCCTCACCGACCTCGGCGCGGACGGCTGGGAGCTCACCCGGACCTGGGCCGAGAAGTCCCTGCCGCCCGGCGCCCGGATCCGGGACGCGGTGGAACTGCGCGGCGGCTGGACCTCCCAGATGCGACTCATCCGTACGGAGGCGGTACCGGGACCAGTACCAGGACCGGCACTGGGATCGGGAACAGCACTGGGACTGGCAACGGCGCTGGCACCAGTATGGGTACCAGGGCCGGGAACAGCACCGGCACCGGGTGCGGGACCGGGAACAGCGGCGGTACCGGTACCAGGACCGGGAACGGTGCCGAAGCCCGATCCGGGTCCCGGGCGGGACCCCGGCCCGGGTCCCGCCCAGACCCCCGGCCCGGCGGTCGACGGCCACGCCCCGCAATGGGTGCTGCGCTCATTCGCCAAGCCGTTCTACCGGCGGCACGCGCCCGGCCTGCTGGCGCGCGAGGCGGCCGTGCTGCGGCTGCTCGCGACGACGGAGGTGCCCGCGCCCGTCCTGCTCGCCGTCGACCTGCGCGGCGAGCACTGCGACCACCCCTCCCTCCTGATGACCCGCCTGTCGGGCCGGGTACGGCTCGACGAGGAGGATCTGGGTCGGCGGATCGGGCTGCTGGCACGGCAGTTGGCTGAAATCCACCGCGTACGAGCAGAGGGCGCCGACCGGCCGCGCGACTACGAGGCGTGGACCTCCGCCGACCGGGTCCGCGTTCCGGCGGACACCGCGCGCCCCGAGGTGTGGCGGCGGGCGGTCGAGGTGATCCGGCGCCCGCCGCCCCCGTACGAGGGCCGTTTCCTGCACCGCGACTTCCACCCGGGCAACGTCCTGTTCGACGGTGCGGGCGAGGGGCTGCGGGTCGGCGGGGTCGTCGACTGGGTCGAGACGTCGTGGGGCCCGGCGGCGCTGGACGTGGCGCACTGTTCGACGGCGCTGGCGCTGCTCCACGGGGTCGACGCGGCCCGGGAGTTCACCGCCCGGTACGAGGCCGAGGGCGGTCGCCCCGACGGGAACGCGCTGTACTGGCGGCTCCTGGACGCCCTGGCCTTCGCTCCGGACGCGGAGAAGGTGGCGCTGCCGTGGCGGCAGCTGGGCCGCACGGACCTGACGCCCGAGGTGCTGACCGGACGGCTGGAGGAGTACCTCGCGACCCTCCTCGAAGAGGAGGGTCTCTACGGGGCCTGA
- a CDS encoding SigE family RNA polymerase sigma factor translates to MRKPRQSKQARQDAFMEFASGRTNQLFRSACLLTSGDVHLAEDLTQETLGKMYALWGRMSRVDNPAAYAQTILVRTFLTHRRRRSATERPIGELPDHPVTTGDDPALRLALLDALARLAPKDRAVVVLRYWEDRTVEETADAMHVSSAAVRTRSVRALAKLREHLGGTLAELAAL, encoded by the coding sequence ATGAGAAAACCGAGGCAGTCGAAACAGGCGCGCCAGGACGCCTTCATGGAGTTCGCGTCCGGGCGCACCAACCAGCTTTTTCGTTCCGCATGCCTTCTGACCAGCGGAGACGTTCATCTGGCGGAAGACCTGACACAGGAAACGCTGGGGAAGATGTACGCGCTGTGGGGCCGCATGTCCCGGGTGGACAACCCGGCGGCCTACGCGCAGACCATCCTCGTCCGCACCTTCCTCACCCACCGCCGACGCCGCTCGGCCACCGAGCGGCCCATAGGCGAGCTGCCGGACCACCCCGTCACCACCGGCGACGACCCGGCGCTGCGGCTGGCGCTGCTGGACGCGCTGGCCCGGCTGGCGCCGAAGGACCGCGCGGTGGTGGTGCTGCGGTACTGGGAGGACCGCACCGTCGAGGAGACGGCGGACGCGATGCACGTCAGCTCGGCCGCCGTCCGCACCCGTTCGGTCCGCGCACTCGCGAAACTGCGCGAACACCTGGGCGGCACCCTCGCGGAGCTCGCCGCCCTCTGA
- a CDS encoding bifunctional 3'-5' exonuclease/DNA polymerase, translated as MDEKWALDPTEDGGARLVALGHDGLPSGPVAHEPDLAAAVRTRPGVGRWVWRSTPDIYPRLLAAGVRVERCYDLEAAELLLLGHEGRLGEPRSAAAAWARLHRLPVPPDPPSRTVEPSRQSPLFEPPSAVSPPLEALVEVYADQQRRHDRAEHPGRMRLLTASESAGMLVAAEMNRAGVPWRADVHRALLHDLLGERYAGGGEPRRLAELADEVSAAFGRRVRPDLPADVIKAFAEAGIRITSTRRWALEEIDHPAVAPLIAYKKLYRIWTAHGWSWLADWVREGRFRPEYTPGGTVSGRWTTNGGGALQIPKVIRQAVVADPGWRLVVADADQMEPRVLAAISRDPGLMEVAGHDGDLYTALSDRAFSGDREHAKLALLGAIYGQTSGDGLKNLAALRRRFPRAVAYVDDAAKAGEEGRLVRTWLGRTSPPAAGSGDDGEAGLPQETEEEAPRGDGEFTPGYASSNARARGRFTRNFVVQGSAADWALLLLAALRQELATAGARAELVFFQHDEVMVHCPEEEAPLVVKAIRSASDLAGRIAFGETPVRFPFTTAVVERYSEAK; from the coding sequence GTGGACGAGAAGTGGGCGCTGGACCCCACCGAGGACGGCGGCGCGCGGCTCGTTGCCCTCGGGCACGACGGGCTGCCCAGTGGGCCCGTGGCGCACGAACCGGATCTGGCCGCCGCCGTCCGGACCCGGCCGGGCGTCGGCCGCTGGGTGTGGCGCTCGACCCCCGACATCTACCCCCGCCTGCTCGCCGCCGGCGTCCGCGTGGAGCGCTGCTACGACTTGGAGGCGGCCGAACTCCTGCTCCTCGGCCACGAAGGCCGCCTCGGCGAACCCCGCTCGGCCGCGGCCGCCTGGGCCCGGCTGCACCGGCTCCCCGTACCTCCCGATCCCCCCTCCCGCACCGTCGAGCCCAGCCGTCAGTCCCCCCTGTTCGAACCGCCCAGCGCCGTCTCCCCTCCGCTGGAGGCCCTGGTCGAGGTGTACGCGGACCAGCAGCGGCGGCACGACCGGGCCGAACACCCGGGCCGGATGCGGCTGCTCACCGCCTCCGAGTCCGCCGGGATGCTGGTGGCCGCCGAGATGAACCGGGCGGGCGTGCCCTGGCGGGCCGACGTCCACCGCGCCCTGCTCCACGACCTGCTGGGCGAGCGGTACGCGGGCGGTGGCGAACCGCGCCGCCTCGCCGAGCTCGCCGACGAGGTGTCTGCCGCGTTCGGCCGCCGGGTGCGGCCCGATCTGCCCGCCGATGTGATCAAGGCGTTCGCCGAGGCCGGGATCCGGATCACTTCCACCCGGCGCTGGGCCCTGGAGGAGATCGACCACCCGGCCGTCGCGCCCCTGATCGCGTACAAGAAGCTGTACCGGATCTGGACCGCGCACGGCTGGAGCTGGCTCGCCGACTGGGTGCGCGAGGGCCGTTTCCGCCCCGAGTACACACCCGGCGGGACGGTCAGCGGACGCTGGACCACCAACGGCGGCGGCGCCCTCCAGATCCCCAAGGTCATCAGGCAGGCCGTCGTCGCCGACCCGGGCTGGCGGCTGGTGGTCGCCGACGCCGACCAGATGGAGCCGCGGGTGCTCGCCGCCATCTCCCGCGACCCCGGCCTGATGGAGGTGGCCGGGCACGACGGCGATCTGTACACCGCCCTGTCCGACCGCGCCTTCTCCGGCGACCGGGAGCACGCCAAGCTCGCTCTGCTCGGCGCGATCTACGGCCAGACCTCCGGCGACGGCCTGAAGAACCTGGCGGCGCTGCGACGGCGCTTCCCCCGCGCCGTGGCCTATGTCGACGACGCGGCCAAGGCGGGCGAGGAGGGCCGTCTGGTGCGGACCTGGCTGGGCCGCACCAGCCCGCCCGCCGCCGGTTCCGGCGACGACGGCGAGGCGGGCCTGCCCCAGGAGACCGAGGAGGAAGCGCCGCGCGGGGACGGCGAGTTCACCCCCGGCTACGCGTCGAGCAACGCCCGCGCCCGGGGCCGCTTCACCCGTAATTTCGTCGTCCAGGGCAGCGCCGCCGACTGGGCCCTGCTGCTCCTGGCCGCACTGCGCCAGGAGCTCGCCACCGCCGGGGCCCGGGCCGAGCTGGTCTTCTTCCAGCACGACGAGGTGATGGTCCACTGCCCCGAGGAGGAGGCGCCGTTGGTGGTGAAGGCGATCCGCTCGGCGAGCGACCTGGCCGGCCGCATCGCCTTCGGCGAGACCCCGGTGCGGTTCCCGTTCACCACGGCGGTGGTGGAGCGGTACTCGGAGGCGAAGTAG